A window of Plasmodium gaboni strain SY75 chromosome Unknown, whole genome shotgun sequence genomic DNA:
ttttatttttttttttttaatttaatttttttttttttgtttgtaCCCAGTGATGGGTAATTGGTTATCCTTATGTTTATTGGGAGAAAGGTccaaaaatatttttagaTATTTGGagattttatatataagatgttttaaaagttataattatataagttatataaagttgaaatataataataagaaagATGATAAGATTCAAAGGAATACGATTAATACAAGTACTGATCTTAATGAGGGgcataaaaataaaaaagagaattatataattcgAGCTTTTTTGGATATGACAAAACATGAAAAAACAT
This region includes:
- a CDS encoding putative ABC transporter (MDR family), which codes for MGNWLSLCLLGERSKNIFRYLEILYIRCFKSYNYISYIKLKYNNKKDDKIQRNTINTSTDLNEGHKNKKENYIIRAFLDMTKHEKTLLSIAMIFLIINAYTNISYPRIMGECIEVS